From the genome of Candidatus Woesearchaeota archaeon, one region includes:
- a CDS encoding histidine phosphatase family protein, which yields MRIYLVRQAETLGNKEGRYGGYNPELATFTKRGEEQKQQLREFFSDKQIYEVFCSPKNTCYATAQAIKSYLFATVMQLEDIEMGIFSGKTKEEIETSAPEELQRRAENVYMYQYPGGESYKVCEERVMKWFNAVQWLPDKEYCIVSHLTPIQLILKHLIGKDFSELKHLFLAPGSISVVHKEGTKWVVDDLNKQLVDTSDLKEHMNALE from the coding sequence ATGAGAATATATCTCGTTCGCCAAGCTGAAACATTAGGTAATAAAGAAGGTCGCTATGGAGGTTATAATCCTGAGCTTGCAACGTTTACCAAGCGAGGCGAAGAGCAAAAGCAACAACTCAGAGAATTTTTTTCAGATAAACAAATTTACGAAGTTTTTTGCTCCCCAAAAAACACGTGTTATGCAACTGCTCAAGCAATCAAGTCATATCTTTTTGCTACAGTTATGCAATTAGAAGATATTGAAATGGGTATTTTTTCGGGAAAAACAAAAGAAGAAATTGAAACGTCGGCACCAGAAGAATTACAACGTCGGGCAGAAAATGTATATATGTATCAATATCCTGGTGGAGAAAGTTACAAGGTTTGCGAAGAGCGCGTAATGAAATGGTTTAACGCTGTTCAATGGCTTCCTGATAAGGAATACTGTATAGTTTCTCATCTCACACCCATTCAACTCATCTTAAAACATCTAATAGGAAAAGACTTTTCTGAATTAAAACACTTATTTTTAGCACCGGGAAGCATAAGCGTTGTTCATAAAGAAGGAACTAAATGGGTAGTTGATGATTTGAATAAACAACTAGTTGATACAAGCGATCTAAAAGAACACATGAATGCGCTTGAATGA